Proteins encoded by one window of Amaranthus tricolor cultivar Red isolate AtriRed21 chromosome 4, ASM2621246v1, whole genome shotgun sequence:
- the LOC130810217 gene encoding NDR1/HIN1-like protein 6 yields MADHGLKKPPGFRDTTTPSKPPLGPKKPVVRKAIYQPKKERRNCCRGCCCCFTCFIFLFFLLIIAFFGIFYAWYQPKIPIFRFKPIEFNRFVVTPKSDGTAIINSQITFRVEVKNPNSNIKIYYGETKVSITADQETELGSASVPEFTQRIHNITLLKFTAGLDNRIVDSTVGIKLKERVKNKKVVLNAEVKTKIGIGVFNVKIGMLPVNVNCGGLSLKEINDGNSSPKCSFNTLRWYNYNSNF; encoded by the coding sequence ATGGCGGATCATGGATTAAAGAAACCACCGGGGTTTAGAGACACAACCACGCCATCTAAACCACCATTGGGTCCAAAAAAACCGGTGGTTCGGAAAGCAATTTATCAACCTAAAAAAGAGCGTCGAAATTGTTGTcgtggttgttgttgttgttttacttgttttatcttcctcttcttccttctcatcATTGCATTTTTTGGAATTTTCTATGCGTGGTACCAGCCAAAAATCCCGATTTTTCGATTTAAACCGATTGAGTTTAATCGGTTTGTCGTGACGCCTAAATCAGATGGAACCGCTATTATAAATTCACAAATTACATTCCGAGTTGAGGTAAAAAATCCTAATAGTAACATAAAAATTTACTACGGTGAAACAAAAGTTAGTATAACCGCAGATCAAGAAACTGAGTTGGGATCCGCGAGTGTGCCCGAGTTTACACAACGAATTCATAATATAACATTGTTGAAATTTACGGCAGGGTTGGATAATAGGATCGTGGATTCAACTGTGGGGATAAAGTTAAAAGAGagggtaaaaaataaaaaagtggtTCTAAATGCGGAGGTAAAAACTAAAATTGGTATTGGGGTGTTTAATGTAAAAATTGGGATGCTTCCGGTGAATGTAAATTGTGGAGGTCTTTCTTTGAAGGAAATTAATGATGGAAATTCTTCTCCTAAATGCTCCTTCAATACTTTGAGATGGTATAATTATAATTCTAACTTTTAA